The Tamandua tetradactyla isolate mTamTet1 chromosome 6, mTamTet1.pri, whole genome shotgun sequence genome contains the following window.
GCGGGCTGGGCAGCAGGTGGGCGCCCAGCAGCCCCTCGACGATGTAGCCCACCGTGCAGTCATCTGGCAGCCGCACCCTCTCCGCCGTGCTCATGAAGCTGCCCAGGCTgcgggtgggggttggggtggagcGGGGAGGGGTCAATGCCCCTCGGGCCTTGCCCggcctcccaccccaccctgcccgcCCTGCTCCTGCTTACCTGGCCCATGGGCTCATCTTGAGAGCCAGGCCCCGGCTGAGGCAGAACCCAGCCCCGCCGGTGGCAAACCAGAACTTGACCGTAGTTGCCTGGGGGGCGGGAGCCCAGGTCAGAGATGCCCATCCCGGGCCGCTCATCTGGATGCCCTAGCGCCATCCCTGGCCACCCCCAAGAGCTCCTTGAGGGACAGGCTCCCCCACAGCCTCTCCCTCAGGGGTGCGGGGACTCCTGCCAACTGGTCGTGTTggcccccaggcccctccccatGCTCCCGGCCTGGCCCAGAGCCCTCTCCGGCTCACCAGGCTCTGTGCTCACTTCCTCCGGCTCCAGAAATGCCCCGTCCGGGAACCCTGCAGGTGGCCGCAGCCTATCACCGGAGCTCCCACCCTCCCAGCCTGGGTCTCTTGGCCCTCAGCTGTCCCCTCCCTGGCCACACTCACAGTTCCACCTCCCTGGACCCTCTCGGTAGCCTCGATGGGGTGGTCCAGGCTGGGCCGGCCCAGGTAGACGTCCTGGCTGGGCGAGAAAGCAGACAGCAGCTGCAGCAGGGCTTTGGGGTTCACGTAATTGTCGTCGTCCACGTGGCAGAACCACCTGTGAGGTAGGAGAGGGTCtgtaaggaggaggaggaggccacccacccacacccacacccacacccacacctcaGCCTGCTCAGGGTCCACCTGGGATCTCAGTTCTCCAGCTGCATTTGTGAGTCCATGTGTGTACACAAGCATAAGTGTGAGTGTGGGGTGAACGTATGAGTGTTCATGTGTAATGCTGCAATGCGTGCAGCATGGGGTGAGTGtgggggtgttttagtttcctggctgctaaaacaaatcccGTATGATGAGTGGGCTTATACCAGTTTACCAGCTCACAGTTTCACAGGCTGGAAAGTTTGCTTTCTCCAGGATAGCTATTTTCTGGCtacctggcttttctgtcacttggcaacgcacatggcgatgtcttctttctcctccgacttctgttgacttctggcttctggctgttccccgTGGCTTCCTCTTTCTGTGTCCAGTCTCCTTTGCTTACGAAGACTTCAACCAGGTTAGGTCAAGACCCACCTCGTTCAGTTCGGACACACCTTATCAAGTCACGTCTTCAACCGTCCTATACACAAGTGGGTTCTCGCTGCAGGACCAGAGTGCGAGTCCCGAGTGTGCTTTTGCGGAGGGCAGGGTTCAACCCCTAACAAGCTGCTTGGTGCCCTTGTGAGTGTATGTGACTATGGGTGCACTGTGCATGGCGGGTGGACCCGGGCGTGAGTGTTTGCGTCTCACGCGGCCACCCCACAGTTGTAGGTCTGGTGTGCGTGGCgggtgtgcctgtgtgtgtgtgtgtgtgtgtgtgtgtgtgtgtgtctcatgCAGCCATCACGCACTTGCGCCCTGACTCGATGAACTGGTCGTACTCCACCGACATCTTGCAGCAAAGCGCCTGGCGGGTGTGTGCAGCCGAGCAGTTGGTGTTGATGACGTGGCTGCCTGCGGGATGAGACCCAGAGGAGCACGGGTCGAGCCACGGGGGAGGCCAGGTGGCCCCACCCAGGTGGAGCCCCAAGGTTAGGGCCTGTGCTGCACCCCTGAGGCCTGGCTCCCACCACAGCCCAGGCTGGCCCTCACCTGCTGACCCCAGTGGTTTGAAACCACAGGAGAGGACCCTCGGGGAAACCCGGCCGAGGTGGTACCCTGACCCATGGGCAGTGTTTGGTGCTAGCAGCAGCAGTAGCTGGGGACTGGGCCGGCTGCCTGGGCAAGTTCCTTGGCCTCCCTGCACTCATCTGCAGAAGGAACACAGGAAACCTATCTATGGACCGCGAAGCTCAGACCTGGGTGTTTCCTGAGGCCGAGAAAGGGACTACTGGCCACCACCAAGGGAGAGCCCCAGGGCTCCGGGAGTGGACGCTCACCTGCCTGCAGCCGGAGCTCACGGTCTTCCCCGTCAGTGAAGATGAAAGCCTAGGAAGGAAGGACCCTGTGAGGCACGGAGGGGACTCCTGTCCGGGTGCTCCCCAGGGACCACGGTGTGGGGCCGGTACGTCTGTGCAGCCTCAGGTGGCCCTTGCCCCTGTGCCCGGGCAGGGTGAGGTGCGTGAGACGAGGGAGCGACCCCGCGGGGAGGGGACACCCCCTGCAGCCGCCCTGCCGGCTCGCCGCCGCCATTCCTAGGGCTTGGCCCGGGCCCGTCGCCAAACTTCTGGACACGTTTCTGGGGTCCCGGCCCGGGTGAGGGGGAGGCCATCCGGGCACCGCCCCTCACCCCGGAGATCAGGGACGGCGCCCGCGGAGGGGGAGCGAGGCCACCGGGGCTCCAGTCGGCGGGTTCGCGGTTCCGGCCCCGGGGCTGGGCCACCACGCCGGCAGCCAAGCCGCAGGGGCGGGGTCCGGGGCCTCGGCCCACCCCAGAGGGCGGCGAAGCTGGGTCCCGGGGGCCCGGATCCCGGGGGTCGGGGGTCCCGGGCGGCGAGGCCGACCTGCTGTCGGGCCCGGGAGATCCAGGTGCGCAGCAGCAGCCCGAGGCGCGGCCCGTGGTTCTTCCGGGTGGTCTTGACGGCGATGAAGACGTCGTCGGGCCGCAGGCGCTGGCGGGCGGCGGGCAGGGCGGGAGTCGCGGAGGTCACGGGGGCAGCGGGGGCGGGCGGGACCCGGACAGGCGCGCGgggcagcggcagcagcagcagagcGGCCAGGGCCGCCGACAGCGCGAGGCAGGCCCTGCACAGCGCCCCCCGCGCCCGGCTCATGCGGCGACCCCCGACGGCGGCCGCGAGCACGGCCCGAGCCTCAGACCGGAGCGCGGCGGCCCCTTTAAGAGCCGCGGCCGCCCTGGGCGCCACGGCCCGGAAGCGGCGGCCACGCTGACCCGGAAGTGGACGGCGCGCGGCGGCGGGGGAGGTGGAAGATGCCGCTGCCGGTTCAGGTGTTCAACTTGCAGGTAACGAGCCGCGGGCCGGGCCGCCGGCCGCCCCTCCGCGTCCCCCGCCTCCCGCGCGCCGGGGCCGGCGTCGAGCCCCTGGGCGGCTGGTGCGGGGCGTGGAGGGGCGGCCGGGCTCTCTGGGCCCTGTCCCGGGCCCGGCGCTCGGGCGGCTCTGCGACCCCGCGGGCCGGGCTGGGGTCCGAGGCTCGTTCTCCGCCTTGGCCTGCTGGCGTCGGCCGGAGCCGCCGGGCGTGGGGCGCGGGCGCGGGCGCGGGGCCTGGCCCCCGCAGCGCAGTCCCCGGCGGGAGCTCTGGAGCCGAGCTGGGCCGTGCCCGCTGCCCGCCTGCCCGCCTCCCCGCGCGGGGCCTCCCGCCGCTAACGCTCTTTCTCCCCTCAGCAGCCAGCCAGCTCTGTGTCAGGGTCGGGGGGTGCAGACAGTCAGGACAGGATGAGGGATAGCTCGGCCCCCAGCTCGGCCTCTTCGTCAGTGACAGATCTGTACTGCACCCCTCGCAGCAGCAGGTCAGACCTGCTCCTGCCCGGCACGGCCGGCGACTTCAGCCTGAGCGCCAGTCTGTCGGCGTGTACGCTGCTCTACGAGGTACCTTCCAGAGCCGCCCGCCTGCAGCCGAGGGAGGGGGGCAGCGGCGTCCGCGCTGCCCCTGCCCGGCTGCCAGCCCCCGGCCAGGGCCTCAGGGCCAGGAGCGGGGGCAGGGAGGAGACAAGCACCCAGGGCGCCCGTGGCTGCCCGCACCCTTAGCTTTCTCAAAGCAGGGATGCTGGGGCCTCTGGTGTCCCTGCCTGAGGCCGGGCATCCTGGAGCTTTTGCCAGCCTGCTCCGGAGAGGACTCAAACCATCACCTTGACCCTCCTTTGCCTCCCCCTGGGGCCATAGGGTTCTCTGAGGTGTCTCCCTCCCCATTCTCCCACCCCAGTACCTCTGCTCTGGCTGTTGGGACCTATCATCTACCCCGTGGGCTGCTCAAGGCTGTGGCCAGGCCCTCCTGCCTCCTGGGGGCACGGTTGCATCGTGTCTTCTCTGTGACGTTGAGGAGGCTGCCTCAGGATGGTGGCTGGGaatgtggaggggaccccagggcTGCCTGTGGAATTTGTCCTCTCATGTTTGCTGTCCTCCCCCCAAGGATGAGCAATTAGAATTGGGCATGAGGTTTTCTGCCCGTGGGCCTCTAGGGTCTCCTGAGGAGCTCCCTCACTGGTGTGGTGGTCTTGGAGGTATGGTGGGAAGGAGGGGTCTGCTGTGAGAGGCACTTGGAGGACAGTGCCAGCTTGGGTCTCTGCAGCCCTCCCTGGGGAGTCCCCAGTTGAGGTGCCAAGGGGCCCACCCATGTTGCAGGGGGCAGTGGAGCCCATGCAGATCGACGTGGACCCACAGGAAGATCCGCAGAATGCGCCTGATGTCAATTACGTGGTGGAGAACCCCACCCTGGTATGGGGCCCGGCAGGGTATTTCTGTGAGGGGGGCCAGGCTGGGACATACAGTCTGCACCCAGCAGATGGACTGCTTTTTCTTGGCGACCCCTCTGGTCCTGTTTTTGTCTGGTCTTGTCTTTGATCCAGAAACCTTCAGAGTTTCTAATTGTCAGTTTCTGTTGAGTTCTTACCATGCTCAAGACCCACAACCCCCCTGCCCCCCATTAGCAGCCTGTGTTCCTGGGAACCCACCTCTGAAGCCTCAGTGTGGTTCCTCAGGCTGGTCTGTAAATTCTCTCCCCTGCCACTGACTGGCAGGCAGTAACCAGAGCTGTCCAACTTGCCCCCACaactccccaccccctgcacaAGGCTCTATTACGGagaccctgcccccagcccaccctgCTTAGTCCCTTTGACACAGGCCAGTGGTCTGTCTGTTGCCAGTATGCTCCAACTTGCCTACCTTGTCTGAACCCTCCCTGTGCCCCGTCCCCCTCCCTCCTCATCCAGGACCTGGAGCAGTATGCAGCCAGCTACAGCGGCCTGATGCGTATCGAGCGGCTGCAGTTCATCGCCGAGCACTGCCCCCCGCTGCGGGTGGAGGCCTTGAAGATGGCCCTGTCCTTTGTGCAGAGGACCTTCAACGTGGACATGTATGAGGAGATCCATCGGAAGCTCTCGGAGGCCAGCAGGTGAGGCCAGAGGCTCAGCAAGGATGCTGCCATGGGCTCAGGGCCTGGCCCTCCCACCAGCCTGCCCAAGACGTGGGGATGCCAGCAGCGACTGAAAGGCTTCCTGACCTCATCCAGGAGAGAGATGAGTTAACAGCAGAAAGGCCCTTCCTGCCCCAGTGCAGAGAGCTGAGGGCAGGTGCACACCTGCCTGGCTTTTTCCTTCACGTCTTTACTCTGGTTCTGAGAAGAGAGCTTACACAGATGGCAGCTTGCTTCACTTCTCTTGCCCTGGCTGCTGTGACCTTTTCCCCCCGGGCTTCCCCAGTGGGGCAGCAGCTGCTTCTGCTCTGTGCAGGGCCTGGCACTAAAGGGGCACCTTCTTGGTTGGAGATGAGgacaggcaggggctgggggtggatgtagGGGGCTGGCTGTCATCCTGACAGCTGGGCCCTCCCTCAGAGAGCTGCAGAGCACCCCCGATGGCATCCCTGAGGGTGCTGTGGAGCCCCCGCCCCTGGACACGGCCTGGGTGGAGGCCACGCGTAAGAAGGCGCTGCTGAAGCTGGAGAAGCTGGACACGGACCTGAAGAACTACAAAGGCAATTCCATCAAGGAGAGCATCAGGTGCTGGCCCTGCCCACGGGAGGGCAGCTGGGCCACCAGCCCCCGCTGACCTGTGTCCCTTCACGGGGCCTGCAGGCGTGGCCATGACGACCTGGGTGACCACTACCTCGACTGTGGGGACCTCAGCAATGCCCTCAAATGCTACTCCCGGGCCCGTGACTACTGCACCAGCGCCAAGCATGTAATCAACATGTGCCTCAACGTCATCAAGGTGGGCCTTCAGGAGGGGGCGGGGCCCACCGGAGCTGTGGGCTGGTGGTCCCTGCCCGCCGTGGCCCCCGCTCAGCCTGGCCGTTGCCTGACAGGTCAGCGTCTATTTGCAAAACTGGTCACACGTGCTGAGCTACGTCAGTAAGGCCGAGTCCACCCCGGAGATTGCTGAGGTAACGGGACCCTGTTCCCAGAAACCTCCTCTTTGGCACCACCCTGGTCCTTGCTGCTCTCTGGTGCTGTTTGGGTTTTGCCTCACACGTGTCCTCCCCCCCTGCAGCAGCGTGGGGAACGGGATGGCCAGACTCAGGCCATCCTCACCAAGCTCAAGTGTGCTGCAGGTGAGTCTGGGGCAGCGGAGTGGGGAGCAGCAGCCATCATACTCATTAAGCCTCTTGTGGCTCTCCCTGTGTCCATTACCCTGTTCCAGCCCAGTATAGGTGGTCCTGCTGGCCATGGGTGTGGGGATGCTTGCCCAGCCCCGGCCCACGGGGAGGGATGTTTGCCATAGTCAGGGATGGAGGAGCTGCCTCCCAATTGGGTCGCTGGGCTTCTCTAGAAGCTGGTTTCCTGTGCGGTGGTGACAGCCTTGAGGCTGCTGGGGGCTGAGCTGAGGGGGGGCCCCGACCAGGCCTCATGACTTCTTGGCCATTGGGCTGGGTGGGCTTTCTCTGCTGTGGGCTTCATGGTCCCCACGTTCTTcctggcccccccacccccaaggcctGGCTGAGCTGGCTGCGCGCAAGTACAAGCAGGCTGCCAAGTGCTTCCTGTTGGCTTCCTTCGACCACTGTGATTTCCCCGAGGTGAGGCACATGCGGGTCTCCACCGCGAGGTCCTAGTGTTCTCTGAGCTACAAGCGGGCAGGGCTTCATTCCAGCTCCCGTCATGTCCCTGGTCTCACCCACTGCCCTGCTCGCCCCTCAGCTTCTCTCCCCCAGCAACGTGGCTGTCTACGGGGGCCTCTGTGCTTTGGCTACCTTTGATCGGCAGGAACTGCAACGTAATGTCATCTCCAGCAGGTGGGTGGAGGGGTGGACATGGGGCTGCACAGCCCCTCCCTTTGGCGATCTGCAGGGCAGGGAGGGCTGGACATGCTTCCTCTGAGGATCAGGTTTTTGCAGCTCCTTCAAGTTGTTCCTGGAGCTGGAACCCCAGGTTCGGGACATCATCTTCAAGTTCTATGAGTCCAAGTATGCCTCCTGCCTGAAGATGCTGGATGAGATGAAGGTGAGGGGCCAGGCCGGGCACGGAGGGTGGGCACGGGGGAGGTAGGCTCATGCACCTAGGCGGTGGCAGGCGGCTCCTGACTGGCTCTCTGCCCCAGGATAACCTGCTCCTGGACATGTACCTGGCCCCCCACGTCAGGACCCTCTACACCCAGATTCGCAACCGAGCCCTCATCCAGGTAAGTGGTGGGCCTGTGGCTGGCCGTGCAGCAGCTGGAGCAGTGAGGCATTGGCTGTCCCTCTGCCTGCAGTACTTCAGCCCCTATGTGTCCGCTGACATGCGCAAGATGGCCATGGCCTTCAACACTACCGTGGCCGCCCTGGAGGACGAGCTAACCCAGCTGATCTTGGAGGGGCTGGTCAGTGCCCGCATCGACTCCCACAGCAAGACGCTGTATGCACGCGATGTGGACCAGCGCAGCACAACGTTTGAGAGGTCCCTGCTCATGGGCAAGGAGTTCCAGCGGCGTGCGAAGGCCATGATCCTGCGGGCTGCCGTGCTGCGCAACCAGGTTCACGTCAAGGTGAGTGCGGCTGGGGGGACCACCTCCCCAGGCCAGGCTGGGTCTCCTGGCTGAGTtgctgtgtctgtctgtctgtctagtCTCCACCCCGAGAAGGCAGCCAGGGGGAGCTCACACCAGCCAACAGCCAGTCCCGGATGAGTACAAACATGTGACTCCCTGGGAGAGGCTTGAGGCCAGCTGCCCTGTGGCCCATCTCCAGGGCCTGGCTGCAGGacacccctccccaaccccccacctTGTTGCACCCTGTGCTGGGGGACCCTGAAGAAGAGACTGTTCAGGGCTGGGCCGTGCTGGCTCTTGCCCCAGGCCCCTCACCCACCTCCTCACTACTGTGTCATCTGGCGCTGAAGATGAGTTACTAAATTTTAGTTCATTAAAGTACAAACTGATAACATTTCCTTTGGCCTGTTCCTGATACAGGAGGCTCAGGCTGCCCCCAGGCCTTCTGGTCTCTCAGCTTCTCAAGGCTATCTGGGAGGTGGCGGGTGAGCACACAGCACTCCTTCCCACACCATGGCTCCAGCTTGGCCCAACACTTGGCTATCTTCTCTGTGTTACAGCTGAGGGACCTGCAACCTTTTGGAGGTACTGGCTGTTGTCCACTTAGGGGAACTGTGCCTGCGGCTCTCCTTGCCCAGAGCAAGTCTGTTTTCTGTGAATCACCACAGATGACTAACACATCAGGTGTCTGAACCAGCCTCTGTATGGGTACTTCCTCCTTGGCCAGGGCCCAGAACTGCAGCATCAAGCTGAAAGGGGGTCCCCTGCACCTGTTCCTCGGGTCTGAGTCCCCGGTGGCCCAGGGTGTCTCAAGCCGTGCACATTTATCTCTGAAATGATTTATTGTTCAGTCAGTTTTGAAAGCAGACATGAATCATGATGGCAAAGCAGGCCTAGCCTGGAGCCTGCTCACCAATGCAGCATTTCCCAGCCtgtgtgtggtggtggggagggtacCAGCACATCCTTCCGTGTTAAGTAGCAGGAGATTCCCTGAGTAAAAGGCATTTCCTCATTTGAGCTGTGTCCAGGCTTCTGCAGCCTGAGGCAGGGGTACAGTCCCAGCTGGCCCCTCAGGTGAGGGCACTGCCTGTGACTTCAGAGAAGCTCCCCGGGCCCCCAGGTCCCAGGTCCCCAAGTCCTGGCTGCTGGGGCTCCTGCAACCTGGACTGGTCCctctgccaagccagagactTCTCCAGTTTGGTTTTAAAAAGCAATCCATGACCtgacagaaaacaaaagaggagGTTGGCTCAGGAAGCCGATGATCTCCCGTGCCCTGGTACCTGGCCACGGCTGGCAGCACTCTCCCATTCTCGCACCTGGACAGTCCGCTGTCTCTCTGAAAGCTCTCTTCTTGCAGCAGCCCCGGCACAGGTTAAACACGCATCGGTTGCCCTGGGCACAGGAGAACCGGTGAGCCTGCATACCCATCTACCCCCAGGCCACTGAAAACCACATGGCTTGGCTGTACCCCTGCAACCCTGCCTCAGACAACCAAGGTGTGGGGAGCCTGCCTGCCTGTGGGTAGAGTCCAGGCTGCACACCTGAGAGTCACCACCTGCCATTTCTTAGACTAAATCAGTGGCCACAGCCCCAAGTGAAGGGTCTGGGGCAGCAATGCTGGGTACAGACCCACCATGCCCCTCCCTGGGGTCTGAAGCACAAGGTGCCCCCTCCTGGAGCTGAGCTCAGATGCCCCAGCCATGGCTGGTCAAGAAGATCAACTCACCTTTGGGTTCCCACACTGATCACACTTTGCGTATTTTGCTGGGAAAGGACAGAAACACTTGGTTAAAAGGGGACCCAGGGAGGGCCTTACAGAGCAGACAGCAGGCAGGGGGCTGGCTGCTCACGTGAAGCTTGCGGCTGAGCCTCCTGCTCGCAGAGGATCTAACTAGCCAGGGCTCAGGGCTCAGGGCTAATCAAAGAGCATGAGTGGACAAGGGGCGGCTGGCAGGACGCAGTGGGCACAGTTCTGCTGCAGAACAGATGGGAGCAGATGAACTTGGGCAGCCCGGCAGGAAGGAACCAATCACCCCCTCCACTGTGGTGCTAAAGGCAGCGGTGGTGCCATCAGTCTAGGAGTTCTAGGCACGGCAGTAGGGGGTAGGAAAACCCAAACTCTTTCCTGCCTCTCTGCAGCTGCCACAGAGTTGCTGGGGTTGAGGACAAAGGGGTACATATAGGCTATGGGAGGGGGCTTCTGGGAAGTCTCCACCTGAAAGGGCAGGGTCCTAGTGGGCAGGCCTCGTTTTGCCCGCTGGCTGGGAGGACAGCCAAAGCACCAAAGGTTGCGAGGACAGAGCACCCACTGAGTAGGGTGCTGGTTGAGTATCTCAGGCCGACTGCAGGGCCAGCTCTGGTTCATGCCTCCCACCTCCAAGACCCAGAGTACCCCAAAAGAGCTCTGGACATGAGGTTTGTAGGGTGTCGTGGTCAGGGACAGACACCCCACTAAGTCTGGTCTGCTTCCCCCTGCAGCATCTCTGTCCCAATGCCTGGTTCCCATCTAGGCCCAGGTGATCCCATCTGCCACCATTTACACAGAGTCTCCCATTTCTCAGGTGAGGCTGGTGGCTACAGCTCGGGAAAGGACATAGCCCCTGCAAGACCAGCTGGGAGGGTGGGACTTACGTTTCAGCGAGGGGTCAAAGGTCTTCTGGGGGTTCCTCAGTTGCTTCTTCTGCTTGCTCTTGGACAGGACATCTGGGCCCCCACCATCCCCCCCTTCCAGGGCCCGCTTGCTGCAGGTGCCACCGTCCTTACCCCCCTCCTTGGGCCTGAAGGAGAAGCAGTAGGTACAGTGGGGGTGCCCACCAGAGCCCACCCCTACCTGTTGCAGTCCTGATGGGTCACCTCAAGCGAGGCTCAGGGCGAGGAGACCCCGAGGGGCTGGGCGGCTGTGGCCCAGCTCTCAGGCCACCTGGGCCTGCCTGGAGCCACTCAGGGTTACTCCTGAGCCTACAGGCTGCTTCGCTTCCCACTCACTCTGAGTAGGAAACTGATTTTGACAATTAGGGGGACAAAGACCCTGGGCAGGCCTGCTGAGGTGAGGGGACAGTACCCACACATGGACACCCCCCCCCCATCCCCATGCATGGCAGCACAGCAGGCTCACCCTGGGCGGATGTAGGGCTGGCAGACCCAGTGAAAGAAAGGCAGGCCTCCCAAGGGCTTCTCTCCCTCCATCTGCCTGGACATGTCCTCCTGCAAAGTACCAGGCCCCTAGTCACAGACAGAGCCTCCCTGCCCGCACAGGCATGGCATCCTGCAGTCCCCACACCTGCCTGGCAGCGCAGCTTCAGCTCCCTGCTCACAGCACTCACACCCTCCAGGCTCTTCACCTTGGCCAGCTCCTCACGAAGGTGCTGGTGCACCTGCAGCCTGAGACAGACAGCCGTCAAGGGGGCTGCGCCACTGCCGGGATCCAATGCTGGACCAGCCAAGAACAGAGGCAGCCAGCCCCATCCTGGTGCCCCTCTCTTCCCCTCCTGGCCTCCCCCCTGCCTCCTGACTATGCGGCTTCTGCCCTGGGGGTGACTCACGGGTGGTGCCACAGCTTGAAGAGGTGGGCCCGGACATAGGAGAGGGGACAAGGGTGCTGCCGCACGATCTCCAGGTACTCCTCGGCCAGCTCCCACACAGCTGGGCTGCGGCCCTCAAACAGGGCAGGGTTGTGCAGGTTGCCctctgcagggggcaggggagggccCATGGGCTGCAGTTGCGGGTGCGGACAGGGTCCCTAGGGCTCACAAGGCTGTGCTGTGCCCCAGCTTTGGTGGTCCCAGACTCACCTGCACCCAGGACCCCTCCCCACCTGTCTTCACCTGTACCTGGGACTCTCACCCTGCCCTCACCTGCACTCATGACGCCCTGCACTCCGGTGGCCTGGATGCACTGCTCCACATCTCGGAGGCACTGGATGTTCCCATTGGCAAACACAGGGATGTTCACAGCCTTCCTGTGAGGGAGCATGGTGGGTACCATGCTCAGAATAGGACTCAGTGTCCTCCCACTCACCAGGGCAGGGACACACAGTCCTCAGCCAGGGCCTGTCCTTACTGTCCTGGACCTGGCCCCCAGTCTCGCCATTCTTGGCCCCCTCGAGGGACTTCCCCCGGCCCTGGCTGCCCACTCACCGCACAGCTCTGATGTGTTCCCAGGACGCAGGACCCGGCAGGGGCCCCTTCTGTTCCTTGGTGCGCCCATGCACGGCCAGCAGCTAGGACATAGCCAGAGGGTGGGGGTCAGTCTGCAGCCCCGGCTGCAGCTCCCAAAACGCTCCAAGGGCCCTTTGGCTTTCAGGGAACAGGTCTGTTAACCAGGGGAAGTGAGGGCCTGGTCGGTGCCCCTGCTGACCCAGTGCAAGGGGCTCCCTGGTCAGCTGAGAGAAGGTGCTATACTGCCCAGGGGCTGTGTGCAAAAGGGAGGGCACCTCAGACCTTGTTTCTGGGCCTACCCCCTGTAGTGTGTGCTGGGGAAGGCCACCCTGACCCCTCCACGGGCACAAAGACCACCCCTCctccgccccctccccacccttggTCAGATCTCCCTTCAAAGGTTCCCTTGGTCCTCTCTTTCCAGGAAGTTAAGCAACCTGGGGGGCCAGCTCAGGGCAGATCCTGTCCTCTTAGCTCATGGAGAACAAAGAGGAAACAGCGTGGATGCCTCAGCCAGCTGGATACTCAGCCAGTCAGGGCCCTCATTCCAATCTAGAGAACACCTGGGCCCAGGCCAGGCTCATGTTCCTCCAAGGCTCAGGCCCAGGATGGTGGCGAAAAGGGCCCTGGGCCAGGTATGGCCCTTACAGGGCCCACAACTTGAGTCCAGCTGTAGCCAGCCCAGGCACCCAAGCTCTGACCCTGTTCCCCGATGTGCTGGGGTAGTCATGCCTGCAGGGCCCAGGAGGGGGTCAAGAAGTTGGGGCCTGGGAGCATGTGTCCTGACCCCTCAGGGACAGAGGGAGAAAGGTGGTCAGCACGGGCACATTGGGCCCCACCTGACCTGGCAGCCAGCCCTCTCCAGCATCTGGGCGTACCGCACGGTCTTGTCAATCTCTGGGAAGACGCGGATTTTGCAGGTGACGGGGACAGAGAGTCTCTCATGGGCCAGCACGactggagaagaaagaagactGTAGAGACTGGCCGGGGCCCACAGCCAAGCTCCTGGAGCACAGCCCCACAGAAGGCTTTGGCCAGGGAAGGTGCTTGGGctgtcaccatggcctgcccttcccAGGCTATGGGCAGGTTCTGTCCTTTTTCCTTGATTCTCAGGGTTCCTGAGGCCAGCAACGGGGTCTACGTGTCCCAGCTGCTGGATGAGCACAGGTGAGCAC
Protein-coding sequences here:
- the DUS1L gene encoding tRNA-dihydrouridine(16/17) synthase [NAD(P)(+)]-like isoform X1 — translated: MPKLQGFEFWSCTLGGARHVVAPMVDQSELAWRLLSRRHGAQLCYTPMLHAQVFVRDANYRKENLYCEVCPEDRPLIVQFCANDPEVFVQAALLAQDHCDAIDLNLGCPQMIAKRGHYGAFLQEEWDLLQRMIVLAHERLSVPVTCKIRVFPEIDKTVRYAQMLERAGCQLLAVHGRTKEQKGPLPGPASWEHIRAVRKAVNIPVFANGNIQCLRDVEQCIQATGVQGVMSAEGNLHNPALFEGRSPAVWELAEEYLEIVRQHPCPLSYVRAHLFKLWHHPLQVHQHLREELAKVKSLEGVSAVSRELKLRCQAGVGTAGCHACAGREALSVTRGLVLCRRTCPGRWRERSPWEACLSFTGSASPTSAQAKYAKCDQCGNPKGNRCVFNLCRGCCKKRAFRETADCPGHGLLFKTKLEKSLAWQRDQSRLQEPQQPGLGDLGPGGPGSFSEVTGSALT
- the DUS1L gene encoding tRNA-dihydrouridine(16/17) synthase [NAD(P)(+)]-like isoform X2, yielding MPKLQGFEFWSCTLGGARHVVAPMVDQSELAWRLLSRRHGAQLCYTPMLHAQVFVRDANYRKENLYCEVCPEDRPLIVQFCANDPEVFVQAALLAQDHCDAIDLNLGCPQMIAKRGHYGAFLQEEWDLLQRMIVLAHERLSVPVTCKIRVFPEIDKTVRYAQMLERAGCQLLAVHGRTKEQKGPLPGPASWEHIRAVRKAVNIPVFANGNIQCLRDVEQCIQATGVQGVMSAEGNLHNPALFEGRSPAVWELAEEYLEIVRQHPCPLSYVRAHLFKLWHHPLQVHQHLREELAKVKSLEGVSAVSRELKLRCQEDMSRQMEGEKPLGGLPFFHWVCQPYIRPGPKEGGKDGGTCSKRALEGGDGGGPDVLSKSKQKKQLRNPQKTFDPSLKPKYAKCDQCGNPKGNRCVFNLCRGCCKKRAFRETADCPGHGLLFKTKLEKSLAWQRDQSRLQEPQQPGLGDLGPGGPGSFSEVTGSALT